GCTTGCCAATTATCTTTTGAAGTTTCTCTACCTCATCTGACTGATTCCATGCTCCCCAGATATCTCAGAAACTGTTCGCATTTCCCTCAAACCCTCAAGAACTATCGCTAATTTCTCATCAACTGACCAATTCCTTCTTTTCATTCTCTGCCCCCTTCTTTATAATTTTTATTATATCTCTACACACTTCAAGTATCCACTCCCTATGGGGAGCAGCATAGTAGTATATACCCTATATATTCTCCATAATTTCTTTTAGATTTTCATATTGGTTCAATTTTTTACATCTTTAAAAACCATTCGTTGTTTAGAATCGTGTAGTTTGGTCTTAAAAAACTTACACTTGAAAAAATTTCTAAATGAAGTATATATTTTTTATGAAAAGGATTAGGAATAATATTCATATATTATTAGTAGTAGAAAATAACCAAGTTCCAATGGATACCAGAGTATGGAAGGAAGCACAAGCTTTAAGAGAAAAAGGATTTAATGTTTCAGTAATTTGTCCTAATAAGAATAAAGACAAAAATTATAAAAAATTAGGAGAGGTCGAAATTCATCAATATTATAATCCTTTTATTAAAGGAACTTCAATATTAAGTATTTTAGGAGAATACTTATTTACTATTTTTCCTCTTCTATTTTACTCATTAAAAATATATATAAAAAAGCCTTTTTCTATTATACATATTGCTAATCCACCTGATTTTTTAGTTATTCTTTTTTTACCATTTAAACTATTCGGTATTAAAATAGTGTTTGATCATCACGATCTATCACCTGAGTTATTTATCGAAAAATTTGGAGAAAAGAACTTCTTCTTTAAGTTATTACTTATATGCGAGAAACTATCTTACAAACTGGCTGATGTTATAATTACAACAAACAATTCTATAAAAGACACTTGTATTAAAAGAAATAAAGTTTCTAAAAATAAAGTTTTTGTAATAAGAAATGGACCGGATCTAAACGAAATAAAAAATCTATATAGGGTTAAAGATAATCTAAGAAGAGGAAAAAAATATCTTATTGGATATGTAGGAAATATAGATAGCCAAGATTCGTTAGAAAAGCTTGTGGCATCTATAGAGTATATAGTAAAAGAAAGAAAGTTTGATGATTTTAGAGTATTAATAATTGGGGACGGAAACTACCGAACAAAAATTGAAGATATTGTTCAACAAAAGAGCCTTCAAGAATATTTCATTTTCTACGGCTCTGAGTATAATAGAAAGAAATTATTTTCCTTACTTTCAAAAATAGACATTGGAGTGGAACCGAGTAGAGAAACAGAGAAATTTAGCAAATCTACATCAACAAAAGTTATGGAATATATGGCTCTGGGTAAACCTGTAATTCAGTATAACTCTTTAGAAGGAATTTTTACAGCAGGAAAGGCTTCTCTATTTATAAAAAATAATGACGAAAGAAACTTTGGTGATGCAATTATCTATCTCCTTAAAGATAAAAAAAGAAGAAAAGAAATGGGTGAGTATGGAAAAAGGAGAGTTAAGAAGGTCTTGCAATGGAATATAGAAAAAGAGAAACTATTAAATTTATATACAGAAAAATTACTAAATATAAAAATTAATTAATAATATGTTCTTTAAGGGAAAAATAAATCAAAAAGAGAAAACTCTTAGCAAAAATAAACCTAAAATATTCCTAATCTCAAATATGTATCCACATAGAAATCAACAAATATACGGCACTTTTGTAAAAAATGTGGTTGACTTACTTCTCGAAAATGGATTTACAATTTTGCTCGCAGTTAAAGCAGGAAACTCCAAAAATCCATTAATAAAGTTCTATCAATATATTAAATTTTTTCTAATTAGTATACTAAAAGGTTTATTTTATAGATATAATATAATTTATGTCCACTATATCGCCCACAGTGCGATCCCTGTTTTAATTATAAAATTTTTTAGAAGGAAAATTAAAATAGTTTCTCATGTCCACGGAGGAGATATCCTTGAAGAACCGTTCCTCAAGCCTATTACATCTAAAACTTTAAAAATTTCAGATATAATAATAGCACCCTCATCTTATTTTAAAGAAATAATAATAAATATATATAAAATAAATCCAGAGAAAATCAAAGTATTTCCTTCCGGAGGAGTAAACACAAGTCTATTTAAACCTAAAAAAATAAATAGAAAAAATTTATTAAAAAGCTATACAAATCAATTTGTACTTGGTTTTGTTTCTAGAATTGAAAGAGGAAAGGGATGGAATGTCTTTCTCGAGGGAATAAAAAAGACAAAAGAAAAAACAAAAGAGTCATTATTAGGTGTAATAATAGGAGATGGGAAAGAAGTAACGTTAATGCAAAAACTTATAAGAAAATTCCAATTGAATGATACTATTGAATACCTTGGAAGCAAAAATTATGAACTTTTGCCTCTTTTTTATAACTGTTTTGACGTTTTCATATTCCCCACCACAAAGAGGGAAAGTCTTGGTCTAGTAGGGCTTGAAGCTATGGCCTGTGGGGTGCCAGTTATTGGTAGCAATATTGGAGGCTTAACTACTTATATTAAAAATGGAGTAAATGGTTATATTTTTCAGCCAGGATCACCAGAATCCCTTTCCGAAAGAATAATTCAATATATGCAACTAAATAAAAGGTATAAAAAACAAATGAAAAAATGCGCTCGCCTTACTGCTCTTGAATATGATAGAAATAAGATATCTAAAATCCTTTTAGAGTGCTTTCAGTGAATATATTTTATTATTTTTTAAAGGTAAAGGGAGTTGACATCCTACATTAATTAGCTATTATACTATATAAAAAGTGAAAATTAAATATGAATGATAAAGAGGAAGGGCTAAAATTAAAAGAGATATATAAATTTATTTGGAATCGAAAAATAAGTCTTTTTTTATCTGGTTTTGCCCCAGCCGTTATAACTTTAATCATCTGCTTGTTTCTTCCAAAAAGGTATACTGCTAAAGCAGTAATACTTGCTCCCGAGGCATTATCTGGCAGTATTTCTACTCCCTTGGGTTATATAAGTTCAGGATTAACTCCAAAAGGAAAATTATCTTCTTTAACAATAATATCGCTTTTAAATAGTGAAACAATGAGAACTAAAATTGTGAAAAAATTCGATTTAATTAAACACTATAGATTAGAAAGAACGCGATATCCTCAAGTAGAAGCAGAGAAAATAGTGGAGCGCAGAACAGACGTCGTTTATTCTGAAAAAGAAGGTTTAATATATATTTTTTTTGAGTCAAAAGATCCTATATTAAGCGCAAACGTAGTAAACTTTTACATTAATTATTTGGATACTCTAAATCTCCAACACAACCTAACAGAAAGAAGGCCAATTGTGATTGTTGTAGATCCTCCTATTCCACCAGTAGAAAAAAGCTTTCCAAAAACAAAAATATCAATTATTGTTTCAAGCTTTTTTGGAATTTTTCTTTATTTGATGTTCTTATGGCTGAGAAACGAACTTATTTAAATGTTTCCCTTAAAGACCTTTAAATATAAAAGCCTCCAAGATTTAACCATCTACCTATTTATTCTTTTAATTGGTGTAGCAACAATTTGCCTTACTACTTCTCAATTGACCAAAATTACAGCTGGAACTTTCCCTCTCTTTTTAATATTTATATTATATCTTATAGAGAATCCTTCTTCAGTTCTTGTTTTATTTTTCTTGTTAACGCCTCTAATCCCACCAGTTGTCCTTCATCAAAATAGCCTTACACCTGCTGAGATACTAGCAATTCCCGCCTTCGCTCTTTGCCTTCTTTCTCTATTAACAGGGAATAAAAAGGCAGCTTCAGAAATTCTATATAAAAATAAACATATCTTTATTTCAATGTTAATCTTTTCTTTCTTTTGTTTTCTCTCCTCTATCGCACTTCTAAATAGTAAAAATTTGATCCCTAATATTACTTCCCTCGTTCTAAAACCTATATTTATTGCATTAATTCTATTAGTATTTATATGTAGATTCAAAAAAAATATCTCAATAGATATAATTATTATTTCTATCCTTATTTCTTCTTTTTTGTTAGGTATTTTCTGTCTCTATACACTTATGGCATTAAAACCAGCATGGGCTATTGATACTGAAAACTTAAGAATTTCGGGAACCTTTTTAATTTTTAATCATTTATCTGCATATGAAGTGTTGATATTCTTTTTTCTCTTGGGACTTTACTTAAATTCTAATAATATATATTTTAAAGTTTTCCTTATCTTGGCAATTGGATTATCTATAATAGCTCAATTGGCATCTCTTACTTTAGGAGGAATTTTAGGAATAATAGGAGGAATTCTGTTCTTAATATTAATAAATGAAAATAAACTGAGAAATTTTGCTATTTTAATTCTTCTAAGTATTATTATATCCATAGGGGTTTACTTTCTCTACCCTCCCATAATAAGTAAATTTTCCATTATTTCAGAAAGAATAATAGATCGTATTATAGCAAATTATACCGGTCTAGTAATGATAAAAAGATATTTTTGGTTTGGAGCAGGGAGTGAATTAGGTGAAATTATCCAATCACACCCAAATTTACTATATACTCCTTTCGGTTCTGGATGGTGTGTTCCACATAACCTCTTCATAACTACTTTTGCTACTACAGGAATATTTTCTTTCCTTAGCCTATTATATCTATTAATAGCAATAATAATAAGATTAAAGGATATATACCCTAAAATTAAAGTCTCAAAAAATAGAAATTTTTATATTTCCCTTCTTGCCGGTATAATAGCTTTTTTCCTCCAATCTATGTCAAACAACATATTCTGGCATATAATATTAGGTAGTTATATGTTTCTTTTCATAGGTTTTTGGCTTAAGTTCGATGAAGAAGGTGACTTCGCATTTCCTTTTTTTAAATATACTGGAGTCAAATAATCAAAACCTATATTGAGTGACTTTCTATTAAAAAGAGTATCTAATTTTCTTCAATCTCGGTTTAATATAAAGACTTGCAAAAAAGCAAAAATATACTTTAAAAGGATTTTATAATTAAAAAGCCAAACTTTTAAATCTTTATTTCCAAAGAATTATTTAACTCATTCAAGTCGAAATACTATTTTCTTGAAAAGAGAAGATATTTATAAAACAAAAAATCTTCCTCCATAAAATCAACTTAGGAATAAAAAATTACCTATCATTTTGAAAACCGAATAATCCAATTTAACTTTTATTTAATTAATTCTCCAAAAATTTTTCTTTTACAAATTTATATTCAATAAAATAAAAAATTAATAAAATACAGAAAGAAATAACTCTTCCATATATAATTCCATTTAATCTGAAAGTCCCAACTAAAATGGGAGGAGCTAAAATAAGGGATATACCCTGAACAAGATAAGCCAAAAAAACATATATAGTTTTACCCGCACCTAAAAGAAAACATTCTATTGGAAGTGTGAAAATCAAGGGAATAACTGAATACAAAAGCATTTTAAATATCAATGTTGCCTCTTTATACCGAGCACCATACAGTATTTCAATAAAAAAAGGAGAAAGAAAGTAAATCATGAACCAAGAGATTAATAGAAATACTATACACCACCTATTATTTAACCAATATTTTCTCAAATCGCCATCCGTTTCAATTGCGGAAGCTTTAGGGAGAAGTATAACATAAAAAGTTCCTATTAAAAGAACAAATATATTAATAAGGCTAAGAGCTACAGAATATTGCCCAAGAATTTCACCTTTAAAGTACTTACCAAGCCAAAAAAAATCTGCCCTGAGATTAATTAATCTAACAAAATGACTAAGAATGAGCCAATTGCCATAATTCCAAAATTTTTGGGCTATTTTAATTTTAAACTTAAGTATAGAAAAATATCCTTTTCTAAATATCATATTTAAAATAAAAACGGAAGGGAATAAATACATCAACAAATAAAAATTAACTTGCCTTAAGTTAAACTTAACACCCAGAAAAACCAGAAATAAAAGAGTTAAATAATAAACTAATTGAACTATACTATAATTATTAAACTCCTCCTTTGCTTGAAAAAATGATAAGCCAATATTTAGTATATTCATACCTAAGCCTCCAATTAATCCATATAGGATTAATTCCTCGCCAATATGTTCAAAATTCCAAGAAATAGGCAAAAAACAAAATAAAATAAAAATAAATATAAAAAAAATCGCAAGGATAACTTTTAATGTAACATAAGTTGAAAATATTTCTTGTTCTTCCTTAGGAAATCGAACTGTAAAATATACATAAGATTGATCAAATCCTGTAAAACCTAAGCCGAAAATTGTCAGGATATAAAATCCTATAGAGAAAACACCAAAATCAATAGGTCCTAACCACCTTGCAAGGATAATAGAGATCAAAGCTGCGATAGCTCTTGAGATATAATTTGACAAACTAACTTTTGTAAAGTCTTTAAAAATTTTCAAAATAGAGAATCGAGTTTTTCCTTCAAAAACTAACATATTTTGATATCTGGAATTTTATAAAGCCAAAAGCTTATATTCTATTTCTAGGTTCTTTATTAGTTCCAATGTTCCTATAATTATCCAATAAATTCCTCCAATAATAACTTCTCTTTGGATAGCTTCTCACACCGCATTAAGAAACAAAATTTTATGACCTCAAAATTCTCCCTGTCTCTTCCTTCTTAAATTTCTCCTTTCTCCTTCCGAAATTTATTCGATTTCCATCATTTGTCAATCTCTAAAACACAAGTTATCGAGAATATAGTTAAAAAAATTAAAGAAGAAAACATCCATCAAGAGATATAAAAACTTGGGAAAACAAGCAAGGTTAGATTGAGATCCTTAAAAAGATAAAATCTGAGAATGAATTAAAGCTATCTGGTTACGGATAAAATAGGAGCTTTGGATATGGGTTCCTCAGAATTTAAAAAAGCTAAATACAAAATCAAAGAGCAAAAGAGACGAAAAACTCTAATCTTCATAATCTAAAAAATTAGTTCTTGAGTTTTAGGATACAATATAATTTATGCCATTTGAGCTCTTGGAAAAAGAGTTTAATAACCTTTGAAAGTTACGAGTTATACTTAAAGAGCTGGAGAATATTAAGTCTTTCAAAAGGGATAGGACTTAGTCTAACTCTCCTAAAAACTACGCTTTAAAGATCTTGTCACTTTTAATTCCTGAAAGGGCATTTCTTGTATCTATAATAATAGAGCAATTTTCAACGATTTTCTTATAATCTATGTTAGAATGGTCAGTAGCAATAATAACAGCATCCTGCTCTCTAAGTAATTCCTCGGTCAAATTCACAGAACTCATTACTAAATCTGTTTGCCTTAAATTGTATATTTCTGTAATATAAGGATCATAATAAGAAACCTCTGCACCACCTTCTCTAAGAAGTTCTATTAATTCTATCCCGGGGGATTCTCTACAATCATCAATATCCTTCTTGTAAGCTATTCCAATAATAAGAATTTTAGAGCCTCTTAATGATTTTCTGTTTTTATTTAAAGCAGAAATGGTCTTCATCACTACATACTCAGGCATCATCATGTTAATCTCTCCTGCAAGTTCTATAAATCTCGCATTAATTCCAAACATTCTCGCTTTCCAAGAAAGATAGAAAGGGTCTATTGGAATACAATGTCCTCCAAGTCCTGGACCAGGATAGAAAGGTGTATAACCAAAAGGCTTTGTCTTTGCAGCCTCAATTACTTCCCATATATCTATACCCATTTTATCAAATATTACCTTAAGTTCATTAACAAGAGCAATATTCACACTACGATATGTATTTTCAAGTAGCTTTGTCGCTTCAGCTACTTCTGCAGAAGAAACTTCAACAACTTTATCAAAGATCTTACTATAAATCTCAACCACTTTCTTCTTGGATTGCTCCGTAATTCCTCCAACAACTTTCGGTATGTTTCTTGTAGTAAATTGTTTATTACCAGGATCTTCCCTCTCTGGAGAAAAAGCAAGATAAAAATCTCTATCTATTTTTCTTCTGCTCTTCTCCAAAATAGGAAGGACAACCTCTCTTGTAGCTCCTGGATAAACTGTAGATTCAAGAACAACAATAGCTCCATACTTTAAATTCTCCGATACTATCTCTGCCGAATTCTCAACAAAAGAAAGATCTGGTTGACGATACTTATCAAGAGGTGTTGGAACACAAATAGAGATTAAATCAACTTCGTTCAGTCTGGAAAAATCAGTTGTTGGAGTAAAAAGACCAGAACTAAAAAAATTCCTTCTTTTTACTTCTTCAATATGTTTTAAATACACCTCTCCTTGTGAAAGCTTTTCTATCTTTCTTGTGTCTATATCAAAACCAAGAGTCTTATATCCGGCTCTCACAAATTCCATAGCAAGAGGTAGCCCAACATAACCAAGTCCAATTACTCCAAGCACTTTTTCTTCATTTATTTTCATAAAGGGAATATACCCTTCCTTCTTTTTATGTCAAGAGTATAATTTTTAAAAGAAACAGAGTCTTTTACCTAAAGCGAAGTTAGAATATCATAGTGTTATAAGTTATAGTCTGAAATATCTTTTCTTTCGGTTCTTTCTTTGAAATAATCCCTAAAAATTCTCTCTTTTTTCTCTTTCAAGCCAAATATTAATTTTTAATTTATTTTACGCCTTTTAATATCTACCAATCTAAGAAAATATGTCTCCAAGGATATTCCCTTTCTCTATACTTTTCAATGCAACGTTATAAATAAATATCATATTTCATCTATTAAAATTTGACATTTATTATTTATAATAATAACAAATTTAAATCTTGGCCCTTGACAAAATGAATATATTTCTCTATAATTCCTATAGACAAAGTAGAGGATAATAAAATGAAATTAACTACAAAAAGCGAATATGCACTTTTAGCACTTATCTTTATTGCCCGATATGAAAAGAAAGGCTTCATAAAGATAGATGATATCTGCTCTAAATACGATATCCCCAAGAAATATTTAGAACAATTATTTTTAATCCTAAAGCAAAATCGATATATAAAAACAAGAACAGGTGCAAGTGGTGGATACAAATTGGCAATGCCAGCTCAAAAAATAAATATAGCTCAAATAATAAGGTTAATGGATGGAGCCTTAGCGCCAACGGAGTCAGTAAGCAAATATTTTTTTTCACATACTCCTTTAGAGAAAGAAAAGAAGCTTTTAAAAGTACTTAAAGAAATAAGAGATTATGTTTCAAATAGGCTAGAAAATTTAAAGCTCTCCGATCTAGTCTGAACCAGAAAGGAAAAAATATGTAGTGTTAATAAATATAGGAGGAGATATATGGATATTGAGATAAAAAAAATAACAATAATTGGTGGGTATGGAAAAACAGGAGAAAAGGAACTTATAAATGAAGTAAATTTTGAAATGGGTGATATAGTAAGCATTGTAGGACCAACAGGTTCAGGGAAAACAACTTTAATTAACGATATAGAACTTTTTGCAAATGAAAATACTCCTTCTGGAAGAAAAGTGCTCATTAACAATGCTACCCCCCCGGAAGAATTTATGAGTGATCCTTCTAAAAATCCTATTGCATTGATTACTCAGCACACTAATTTTCTATCAGATTTACCTGTAAGGAGATTCTTAGAAACGCACGCTAAAATAAGGCAGACTACTAGAAGTAAATCTGTCATAGAAGAAACTTTAGATTTTGCAAATGAACTAACAGGAGAACCTATACTTTTAGAAAGTGCAATGACAGAGTTGTCAGGGGGTCAGACTCGTGCACTCTTAATAGCAGATGCAGTAATAATAGGGAATTCACCAATAATTTTATTAGATGAGATAGAAAATGCCGGTATCCATAGAACAAAAGCTATAGAACTTTTGAAAAAATACGAGAAGATCTTTATCTTCGTTACTCACGACCCAAGAATAGCCCTCCTTTCGGATTTCAGGATCGTTATGAAAAATGGAGCAATGCAGAAGATAATTATAACTGAAGATGAAGAGCAGAGGGTGGCTGAGGAGATAAAGAAAATAGATGATCTTATGCTAGATTTTAGAGCACAAATAAGGGCGGGAGAGCGGATTAGTGAAAAGGATCTTGAGAATAAATTAAGAGCATTAGGGTATATTTCTTAAAAAAAAGAGAGGTAAAAATATGAAAGTTATAATATGTGCTGGGCCTCCAACGAGTGGGAAAACAACTGTATTAAAACAAGTTATCAAAAAACTCAAAGCTAAAGGGCAAAAACTTGCATATCTAAAAATAGATGTCCAGTTTGCCGATGAAGATGAAATCTTTAAAAAAGAGTTTGGAATACCTACCAAGAAAGTTTATTCAACAGATTTATGCCCAGACCATTGCAATGTAGTGGTACTCGGTGATGCTATAAAATGGGCCGAAGGAGAAAAAACTGATGCGCTTTTTGTTGAAACGGCAGGGTTGTGTCTTAGATGTTCACCTTACATCGAGGGTTCATTAGGTATTGTTGTATTAGAAGCAACAAGTGGAATGAACTTACCTCGAAAGATCGGCCCCATGTTATCTTTAGCAGACATAGCCGTTGTTACAAAAATTGATCTTGTATCACAAGCCGAAAGAGAAGTTTTTAGAGCTAATATTAATGATGCAGCAAAAGTAGTTATCATAGAAACTGATGCATTACACGGTATAAATATAGAGCACATTGTTAGAAAAATCGAAAAAACACAAGAGATAAAAGAGCCTTTATTGCTCAGAGGTAATCCACCTGTGGGAACCTGCACTATCTGTGTGGGCAAAAAAGAGATTGGTGCAAAATCTCATTTTGGAGTATTAAGAACTTTAGAAGCTGACATATTTTACAGAGGTGAATGATATGAATAAAAAAGAAATAATAGAGAAATTGCCCGGGAAAAATTGTGGCTTATGTGGGTTAAAAACCTGTAAGGAATTTGCCGAAATAGCATCGAAAGATCCAGATGCAATGAAAAGGTGTATTTTTTTAGACGAAAGAAAAATACGTCCGATGAGTTCAGAGTTTGAAGAAGAAAATATTACATGGAAGGACAACTTGGATAGAGATTATGACTTTATTCTGGATAAATTTCCAGGAGAACCGGGACCAAGAGAGACTATAATATTATTTAATCCAACCAATGTAGAAAAACTCGGAATCAAAAAAGGTGATATTTTATATGGTCGTCCTGCTTGGATATCATGTGGTTGTCCAGTTACTCATGTCGGCATAGTAGTAGATGATCCTGATTATTTCAATGGGACTGTCGTTTGGTGTATTGTAGGGCCTATGGTATCAAGAGAGAGAGGTATCAACATTGGATATTATAATACTACTGCATATGAAGGTTTGGTGAAATATACCCGAAAAGAGCTTCAAATTGGCAGAAGATACTATTTCTTACCAAGATATTGTATGCTCCAGTGGAGACATTGTGGTTTGATAAATCAGATTGTTAAAACAAAGGACGGCTTTCGTGTACGTATTGAAGGGCTGTGGATAGGTTAGGAGAAAAGAAACAGAGAGAGAAAAATTTTTGGTTTGTCTCATGCTTTCTATGTAGATGAGATATGGTATAAAGATAATTTGAATATTTCATGCTCAAAATACACTAATATTTTGATTTTTTACAATTTAAAATTATTTTTACCACTCTTCAAGCATTATCCTAAGAAGAGAACTTTTTATCTTTGAAGCAACTGAATCTATTGCCTCTAGTTCTCGCGAATTTACAGAATAAACAAAAGACTCTAAAATTGATCTTTCCCATTCACTTTCATCCTTATCCTTCTTCTTAAGAGAAAACCTAACGCCAATACTTAATCGATAACTCTCTATCTCTCCCCCTGGAGTATACGCTTCAGGCGTCCTTTTGTAATCATCAATCACACCTTCAAGAATGTAATCTCCCTTAGAATCCATTTTAAGTTCCACTCTCCCATCTTTTATAAAAGCATCTACTAATCTTTCCGTTAATAACCTCTCAATATCAGGATTTCCTGTATTGTTGTTTAAGGAAGAAATAGATAAACTTCCTTTAAAATAACCACTTTTAAAAGAATAACTACAAGAAACAAACAATAGAAAAAAATATAAATAAAGCCTTTTATTCATATAACCTTTCTCTTAAATCTAAAATTTTATATTTCTTTCTCTCCTCTTGAAACCATTTCTGAAAATAAAAAGCTTCCTTCTCTTTTTGAAGGTTAAAAGCAAAAGTAGGAACAAGTTCTTTCAATTCTTCATTTTTAGGCACTTTAACATCAACAATCTTTACAACATAAAGATATTCACCCACTCTTATGGGTGGAAAAATCTCTCCCTTCTTACCTGTAAAAGCAAGGAGAGCAACTTTTTCTGGAATGTTAAATTCTTGAGAATTATTTAAAGTAAAGTAAGGGGTATTTCCCCATTCTCCTTTTGGTGGATTATGAGGTATTTCTCCTTTCTTATAAAAGTGCTCAAAAGCATATAACTTTGCCTCTTTAGCTGCCTCAATTATCCGAAGAGAATCTTCGACTTCTTTTCTTATTTCCGAAAAAGAAGGAATACCTTCTTCCTTT
This portion of the candidate division WOR-3 bacterium genome encodes:
- a CDS encoding nucleotide sugar dehydrogenase, translating into MKINEEKVLGVIGLGYVGLPLAMEFVRAGYKTLGFDIDTRKIEKLSQGEVYLKHIEEVKRRNFFSSGLFTPTTDFSRLNEVDLISICVPTPLDKYRQPDLSFVENSAEIVSENLKYGAIVVLESTVYPGATREVVLPILEKSRRKIDRDFYLAFSPEREDPGNKQFTTRNIPKVVGGITEQSKKKVVEIYSKIFDKVVEVSSAEVAEATKLLENTYRSVNIALVNELKVIFDKMGIDIWEVIEAAKTKPFGYTPFYPGPGLGGHCIPIDPFYLSWKARMFGINARFIELAGEINMMMPEYVVMKTISALNKNRKSLRGSKILIIGIAYKKDIDDCRESPGIELIELLREGGAEVSYYDPYITEIYNLRQTDLVMSSVNLTEELLREQDAVIIATDHSNIDYKKIVENCSIIIDTRNALSGIKSDKIFKA
- a CDS encoding GTP-binding protein → MKVIICAGPPTSGKTTVLKQVIKKLKAKGQKLAYLKIDVQFADEDEIFKKEFGIPTKKVYSTDLCPDHCNVVVLGDAIKWAEGEKTDALFVETAGLCLRCSPYIEGSLGIVVLEATSGMNLPRKIGPMLSLADIAVVTKIDLVSQAEREVFRANINDAAKVVIIETDALHGINIEHIVRKIEKTQEIKEPLLLRGNPPVGTCTICVGKKEIGAKSHFGVLRTLEADIFYRGE
- a CDS encoding oligosaccharide flippase family protein; this translates as MLVFEGKTRFSILKIFKDFTKVSLSNYISRAIAALISIILARWLGPIDFGVFSIGFYILTIFGLGFTGFDQSYVYFTVRFPKEEQEIFSTYVTLKVILAIFFIFIFILFCFLPISWNFEHIGEELILYGLIGGLGMNILNIGLSFFQAKEEFNNYSIVQLVYYLTLLFLVFLGVKFNLRQVNFYLLMYLFPSVFILNMIFRKGYFSILKFKIKIAQKFWNYGNWLILSHFVRLINLRADFFWLGKYFKGEILGQYSVALSLINIFVLLIGTFYVILLPKASAIETDGDLRKYWLNNRWCIVFLLISWFMIYFLSPFFIEILYGARYKEATLIFKMLLYSVIPLIFTLPIECFLLGAGKTIYVFLAYLVQGISLILAPPILVGTFRLNGIIYGRVISFCILLIFYFIEYKFVKEKFLEN
- a CDS encoding ATP-binding cassette domain-containing protein; this encodes MDIEIKKITIIGGYGKTGEKELINEVNFEMGDIVSIVGPTGSGKTTLINDIELFANENTPSGRKVLINNATPPEEFMSDPSKNPIALITQHTNFLSDLPVRRFLETHAKIRQTTRSKSVIEETLDFANELTGEPILLESAMTELSGGQTRALLIADAVIIGNSPIILLDEIENAGIHRTKAIELLKKYEKIFIFVTHDPRIALLSDFRIVMKNGAMQKIIITEDEEQRVAEEIKKIDDLMLDFRAQIRAGERISEKDLENKLRALGYIS
- a CDS encoding Rrf2 family transcriptional regulator, with protein sequence MKLTTKSEYALLALIFIARYEKKGFIKIDDICSKYDIPKKYLEQLFLILKQNRYIKTRTGASGGYKLAMPAQKINIAQIIRLMDGALAPTESVSKYFFSHTPLEKEKKLLKVLKEIRDYVSNRLENLKLSDLV
- a CDS encoding Wzz/FepE/Etk N-terminal domain-containing protein, with the protein product MNDKEEGLKLKEIYKFIWNRKISLFLSGFAPAVITLIICLFLPKRYTAKAVILAPEALSGSISTPLGYISSGLTPKGKLSSLTIISLLNSETMRTKIVKKFDLIKHYRLERTRYPQVEAEKIVERRTDVVYSEKEGLIYIFFESKDPILSANVVNFYINYLDTLNLQHNLTERRPIVIVVDPPIPPVEKSFPKTKISIIVSSFFGIFLYLMFLWLRNELI
- a CDS encoding glycosyltransferase family 4 protein, which encodes MYPHRNQQIYGTFVKNVVDLLLENGFTILLAVKAGNSKNPLIKFYQYIKFFLISILKGLFYRYNIIYVHYIAHSAIPVLIIKFFRRKIKIVSHVHGGDILEEPFLKPITSKTLKISDIIIAPSSYFKEIIINIYKINPEKIKVFPSGGVNTSLFKPKKINRKNLLKSYTNQFVLGFVSRIERGKGWNVFLEGIKKTKEKTKESLLGVIIGDGKEVTLMQKLIRKFQLNDTIEYLGSKNYELLPLFYNCFDVFIFPTTKRESLGLVGLEAMACGVPVIGSNIGGLTTYIKNGVNGYIFQPGSPESLSERIIQYMQLNKRYKKQMKKCARLTALEYDRNKISKILLECFQ
- a CDS encoding glycosyltransferase family 4 protein, with translation MKRIRNNIHILLVVENNQVPMDTRVWKEAQALREKGFNVSVICPNKNKDKNYKKLGEVEIHQYYNPFIKGTSILSILGEYLFTIFPLLFYSLKIYIKKPFSIIHIANPPDFLVILFLPFKLFGIKIVFDHHDLSPELFIEKFGEKNFFFKLLLICEKLSYKLADVIITTNNSIKDTCIKRNKVSKNKVFVIRNGPDLNEIKNLYRVKDNLRRGKKYLIGYVGNIDSQDSLEKLVASIEYIVKERKFDDFRVLIIGDGNYRTKIEDIVQQKSLQEYFIFYGSEYNRKKLFSLLSKIDIGVEPSRETEKFSKSTSTKVMEYMALGKPVIQYNSLEGIFTAGKASLFIKNNDERNFGDAIIYLLKDKKRRKEMGEYGKRRVKKVLQWNIEKEKLLNLYTEKLLNIKIN
- a CDS encoding O-antigen ligase family protein; translated protein: MFPLKTFKYKSLQDLTIYLFILLIGVATICLTTSQLTKITAGTFPLFLIFILYLIENPSSVLVLFFLLTPLIPPVVLHQNSLTPAEILAIPAFALCLLSLLTGNKKAASEILYKNKHIFISMLIFSFFCFLSSIALLNSKNLIPNITSLVLKPIFIALILLVFICRFKKNISIDIIIISILISSFLLGIFCLYTLMALKPAWAIDTENLRISGTFLIFNHLSAYEVLIFFFLLGLYLNSNNIYFKVFLILAIGLSIIAQLASLTLGGILGIIGGILFLILINENKLRNFAILILLSIIISIGVYFLYPPIISKFSIISERIIDRIIANYTGLVMIKRYFWFGAGSELGEIIQSHPNLLYTPFGSGWCVPHNLFITTFATTGIFSFLSLLYLLIAIIIRLKDIYPKIKVSKNRNFYISLLAGIIAFFLQSMSNNIFWHIILGSYMFLFIGFWLKFDEEGDFAFPFFKYTGVK